A window of Brettanomyces nanus chromosome 2, complete sequence contains these coding sequences:
- a CDS encoding uncharacterized protein (BUSCO:EOG09344IOW), with amino-acid sequence MEDWRRVDVDQYDPEKQFIADDLELPNYSAQDLEPKIQQIRQYIGSNDLVNALKSCVQDPPYGSTDIVKKGYLLTVLDVLNTAKQSEVKELLSQLSIDEVDVLVKFIYVLMTTEEGQKSGGALLGWFDKAITVVGEGPIVRYMSDPYRM; translated from the coding sequence ATGGAAGACTGGAGAAGAGTCGACGTGGATCAATACGATCCAGAAAAGCAATTTATTGCGGATGATTTAGAATTGCCCAATTATTCGGCTCAAGACCTCGAGCCTAAGATTCAGCAGATACGTCAGTATATAGGTTCTAACGACTTGGTGAATGCTCTGAAAAGTTGCGTCCAGGATCCTCCCTATGGATCCACAGATATCGTCAAGAAAGGATATCTCCTGACGGTTTTGGATGTGCTCAATACAGCCAAACAATCAGAGGTTAAGGAACTTCTTTCACAGCTCTCCATAGACGAGGTCGATGTTCTAGTTAAGTTTATTTACGTCTTAATGACTACCGAAGAGGGACAGAAGAGTGGCGGTGCACTACTTGGCTGGTTCGACAAGGCCATTACGGTGGTGGGAGAGGGACCTATAGTGAGATATATGAGTGATCCGTACAGAATGTAA
- a CDS encoding uncharacterized protein (BUSCO:EOG09344DHS): MSSLQNYLSKYTIGTKSRKKRKRIDDVKEDVDEYIDADADIDDLIDKSSVTRPKGSWKSVETKETVAVLPKLKGDGSYAGFQTKDQSERSNEAEVKTIYRDLSGQKIDSRDEKLQSNKKDKPTEKAERKEQLQNVNRSEADVVRKLQELARLKKVKHEGLNLYENNSELNKKKKKDVKQEDPALLFDKTIKNDYNKTRSARFVSITGRKLYKEGFPQNRFDIKPGWRWDGVDRSNGLENRWFKRQAEIHESKVSHFTTAEDV, translated from the coding sequence ATGTCATCACTACAAAACTACCTTTCCAAATATACCATTGGTACTAAAAGTcgaaagaaaaggaagcgCATCGATGATGTTAAAGAGGATGTCGACGAATATATAGACGCTGACGCTGACATCGATGACTTGATTGATAAGTCTTCAGTTACCAGACCCAAAGGTAGTTGGAAGAGTGTCGAAACTAAAGAAACGGTTGCAGTTCTCCCAAAATTGAAGGGAGATGGAAGTTATGCAGGATTCCAGACTAAGGATCAATCAGAACGAAGCAATGAGGCCGAGGTTAAAACTATTTACAGAGACCTTTCAGGCCAGAAAATTGATTCTAGGGACGAAAAATTGCAATCTaataagaaagataaaCCTACAGAGAAGGCTGAGAGGAAAGAACAGCTACAAAATGTCAACAGAAGTGAAGCTGATGTAGTGAGAAAGCTACAAGAGCTAGCCAGACTTAAAAAAGTCAAGCATGAAGGGTTGAATTTGTATGAGAATAACTCcgaattgaacaagaagaagaaaaaagacgTCAAGCAAGAAGATCCGGCTCTTCTATTTGACAAGACCATTAAAAATGACTACAATAAGACTCGATCGGCTCGTTTCGTTAGCATTACTGGTAGAAAACTATATAAGGAAGGTTTTCCTCAGAACAGGTTTGATATCAAGCCCGGTTGGAGATGGGACGGTGTCGATCGATCCAACGGTCTTGAGAACAGATGGTTCAAACGTCAGGCCGAGATTCATGAGTCTAAAGTCTCGCACTTCACCACTGCCGAGGATGTATAA
- a CDS encoding uncharacterized protein (EggNog:ENOG41), giving the protein MPVNYPIHRYSEEILTKVPADQMAFLPRPESIPKRRYSTSIDPRNFLTVYEYKVGDHWIIWDYYTGLVHLTGLWKAIGNHKADIVKLVESSPELEKELRRIRGGFLKIQGTWIPYSIAKVLASKFCYSIRYVLIPLFGEDFVELCLKPYDRGFGMLRLRVTEADLKRRRNRRRPKGMGIGTVKVKRDKGNAIKVRRNSTKETFRVALQPTGPMISRSPAFWGYPVRQDVVRNYPYILPRPTDHTLLPRPIDHTLFPLASVAPVAPSAPVVPVVPVVPVASLAPKTPVTPTATAVSPHQGLLSVLKAAQAIATTLPTTSPCSASVSLASSFPTNYYYNYNYVPISATRTTIPILAKPDTSKLKTQTDKIKRRMSIDCLIRS; this is encoded by the coding sequence ATGCCAGTAAACTACCCTATCCACCGATACTCGGAGGAGATACTGACCAAGGTACCAGCGGATCAAATGGCCTTTCTACCGAGACCAGAATCGATTCCCAAGCGCAGATACTCGACGTCGATCGACCCGAGGAACTTTCTGACCGTGTATGAATACAAGGTGGGCGATCACTGGATTATTTGGGACTATTACACAGGACTGGTACATCTTACGGGACTTTGGAAGGCTATCGGGAATCACAAGGCAGACATAGTTAAGCTGGTGGAGTCATCCCCCGAGTTAGAGAAGGAGCTTCGCCGAATCAGAGGAGgttttttgaagattcaaggTACCTGGATTCCATATTCGATTGCCAAAGTGTTGGCGAGTAAATTCTGCTACAGTATTCGGTATGTATTGATTCCACTATTTGGTGAGGATTTTGTCGAATTGTGTTTAAAGCCGTACGATAGGGGGTTTGGAATGCTTCGATTAAGGGTTACAGAGGCGGATCTTAAGAGACGACGCAACAGAAGAAGGCCTAAGGGCATGGGAATTGGGACTGTGAAAGTTAAGCGTGATAAGGGTAATGCAATTAAGGTCCGCAGGAACTCAACGAAGGAGACGTTCCGAGTGGCTTTACAACCAACGGGCCCCATGATTTCGCGGTCGCCTGCCTTTTGGGGATATCCAGTGAGGCAAGATGTGGTTCGAAATTACCCATACATTCTGCCGCGACCTACTGACCACACCCTCCTCCCACGACCTATTGACCACACGCTCTTCCCACTGGCTTCTGTGGCTCCTGTGGCTCCTTCGGCCCCGGTGGTTCCAGTGGTTCCAGTGGTTCCAGTGGCTTCCTTAGCTCCCAAGACTCCCGTGACTCCTACGGCCACCGCGGTTTCGCCCCACCAGGGACTCCTTTCTGTACTAAAGGCAGCTCAAGCTATCGCCACCACTCTCCCCACCACGTCCCCTTGCTCGGCATCTGTCTCGCTCGCCTCATCTTTTCCCACCAACTACTATTACAACTACAATTACGTGCCCATCTCCGCTACTCGAACCACTATTCCTATTCTCGCCAAGCCAGATACCTCTAAGCTGAAGACTCAAACAGACAAGATCAAACGCAGAATGAGTATTGATTGCCTAATACGTAGCTAG
- a CDS encoding uncharacterized protein (BUSCO:EOG09340GQD) translates to MREIKKKAYLKRKYNKTGSDTNPYTKAHYLLIGKGITIEEIQNELDSIDFHQLDSTGIVPGNQVISVGSSVGEIEDYITAQKHENILTAIEQNLLTSARDFDQYVSQSISLDWKKHNKDTRATLASILKREQSDSVPSSPEKRHKQLLGEPQQQRKQQQKALSWSSKPSRDILSPRFKFEDVQPSDNVDSVVNPNASYALRRKFELYAQVIYELNDARQKHRWYQLCTVFADLSKREMTTRSKQLHEGWLILRDFCENEEENGSSMKTQERKFAVGHCSSSLSESDAIVLHKQIIAKSRNYLESQFLDHANELYLKVNSNPSDFGSSGLVSNVTKVQKFLELTMKNKSGNSWKVPNLTFVNSVPIWATLFYLLRAGCYTDAVNLVSDYDDSFQKLERAFPLYLKAYCESIDHKLPVELQGRLTNEFNQYFKHTSKEVDPYRYAVYKVLGRCDLSRKDLPSITLSIEDWLWFHLCLIYEEDVEASNDDSSVQERYTLNDLQKSVLEYGSDAFNGSSNNPMYLQALLFVGLYEVAVQYLFGLSEIDSVHLAITLAYYGLLRVPLMDSDKLLNEDEKGFQSINYARQLGYYTRTFKNSDPRVAAEYLFEICLCDGLDDDLKKKQIELGQRAVRELVLDTREFVMLLGRINKDGSRIPGIIEQRKKLLHLDDEDSYLHKIAEKAAHKAEEEGRPYDCILLYQLSEEYDTVLGMVNRLLGDFMVSVDFRTPLDDIISGELIKGETNIVKMARRLMKTYNASPEILSKTSAKRRETCSRLLELISISTDFTSSHPDLVDILQRIKKLDLIPCGASIELDKIRARAQEFSTLDESLAKNIPNVLIIEMSCISQLVYELQSGYEVPAGKSSSKEYRLTDMKQMSRNCMVYAGMVQYKMPREVYRTLVNLEVDL, encoded by the exons ATGA GAgagatcaaaaagaaggcTTATTTAAAGCGCAAATATAACAAGACAGGTTCAGATACAAACCCTTACACCAAGGCACATTACTTGCTCATAGGAAAGGGAATTACTATAGAAGAGATCCAGAACGAATTGGACTCCATTGATTTCCATCAATTGGACTCCACTGGCATAGTTCCTGGTAATCAGGTCATATCTGTTGGTAGCAGTGTTGGAGAAATAGAAGACTACATAACAGCCCAGAAGCATGAGAACATTTTGACTGCCATAGAGCAAAATTTATTGACCTCAGCTAGAGATTTCGACCAGTATGTGAGTCAGAGcatctctttggattggAAAAAGCATAATAAGGATACAAGAGCCACGCTTGCGAGTATTTTGAAGCGCGAACAGTCTGATTCGGTGccatcttctcctgaaAAGAGGCACAAACAATTGCTGGGAGAGCCACAACAGCAACGGAAGCAACAGCAAAAGGCACTTTCTTGGAGCTCGAAGCCTTCCAGAGATATCCTTTCGCCAAGATTTAAGTTTGAAGACGTTCAGCCGTCGGATAACGTTGATTCTGTGGTGAATCCAAATGCTTCGTATGCGCTTAGACGTAAGTTCGAGTTATATGCTCAGGTTATTTACGAATTGAATGATGCCAGACAGAAACATCGATGGTATCAACTCTGTACCGTGTTTGCAGACTTGTCTAAGAGGGAGATGACCACCAGATCTAAGCAGTTGCATGAAGGATGGTTGATTTTGAGAGACTTTTGCGAGaacgaggaagaaaatggatCCTCAATGAAGACCCAAGAGCGTAAATTTGCTGTCGGTCATTGCAGTTCGTCTTTGAGTGAGTCAGATGCCATTGTTCTTCATAAACAAATCATCGCCAAGAGCCGGAACTACTTAGAGTCCCAGTTTCTTGATCACGCTAATGAGTTGTACTTGAAAGTGAACAGTAATCCATCTGATTTTGGTTCCTCCGGATTAGTAAGCAATGTGACTAAAGTACAGAAATTTCTCGAGCTCACgatgaagaacaagtcGGGCAATAGCTGGAAAGTTCCAAATCTCACGTTTGTTAACAGCGTTCCTATTTGGGCtactcttttctatcttttaAGAGCAGGATGTTATACAGATGCAGTCAATTTGGTTTCGGACTACGATGATTCTTTCCAGAAGTTAGAGAGAGCTTTCCCATTATATTTGAAGGCCTACTGTGAGAGTATTGATCATAAATTACCAGTTGAATTACAAGGAAGATTGACTAACGAGTTCAACCAGTATTTTAAGCATACGAGCAAAGAGGTTGATCCTTACAGATATGCCGTTTACAAAGTGCTTGGTAGATGTGATCTCTCCAGAAAAGACTTACCATCTATTACGCTCAGTATAGAAGACTGGCTCTGGTTTCATTTGTGTTTGATTTatgaggaagatgttgaGGCCAGCAATGATGATAGCAGTGTTCAAGAGAGATACACATTAAATGATTTGCAGAAGTCTGTCCTTGAATATGGTTCTGATGCATTCAATGGGTCTAGTAATAATCCGATGTATTTGCAGGCATTGCTATTTGTCGGATTATATGAAGTAGCCGTTCAATACTTATTTGGCCTTAGCGAGATCGATTCTGTTCACTTAGCTATTACTCTTGCGTACTACGGTCTCCTTCGAGTTCCTTTGATGGACTCCGATAAGTTACTtaatgaggatgaaaaagGATTCCAATCTATTAATTATGCCAGACAATTGGGATATTATACAAGAACATTCAAGAATTCTGATCCAAGGGTTGCAGCTGAGTATCTCTTTGAAATATGCCTCTGCGATGGacttgatgatgatcttaagaagaaacagataGAATTGGGTCAAAGAGCCGTTAGAGAATTGGTCTTAGATACAAGAGAATTTGTTATGCTTCTTGGAAGGATCAATAAAGATGGCTCACGTATTCCTGGAATCATTGAGCAACGCAAGAAGTTACTCCATCTCGATGATGAGGACAGCTATCTTCATAAGATTGCAGAGAAGGCAGCACATAAGGCCGAAGAAGAGGGACGTCCTTACGACTGTATTTTGCTTTACCAGTTAAGCGAAGAATATGATACTGTTCTCGGTATGGTGAACCGGTTATTGGGTGATTTCATGGTTTCCGTGGACTTTAGAACTCCTTTGGATGATATAATCAGCGGGGAATTAATTAAGGGTGAAACCAATATAGTGAAGATGGCtagaagattgatgaagacATACAATGCATCACCAGAGATTCTTTCCAAGACATCTGCGAAACGCAGAGAAACCTGCTCGAGACTACTAGAACTCATTAGTATCTCTACAGATTTCACATCAAGTCATCCGGATCTTGTGGACATCCTTCAGAGGATCAAGAAACTGGATTTGATTCCATGTGGAGCTTCGATCGAACTTGATAAAATACGCGCACGTGCTCAAGAGTTCAGCACGTTAGATGAGTCCCTCGCTAAGAACATTCCTAACGTGCTTATCATTGAAATGAGCTGTATATCGCAGCTTGTCTACGAATTGCAGAGTGGTTACGAGGTTCCAGCCGGTAAATCTTCGTCAAAAGAGTACAGACTGACGGATATGAAGCAGATGTCACGCAACTGCATGGTTTATGCCGGTATGGTTCAATATAAAATGCCTAGAGAAGTATACAGGACTCTCGTTAACCTCGAGGTCGACCTATGA
- a CDS encoding uncharacterized protein (EggNog:ENOG41): MSTFTFKWPKGPESVVVTGDFDNWSKLCPLVKQPDGSFESSIPLAANQEKVQFKFVVDDDKWLVSSDYEKETDKGGNVNNVLYLSNVKAASSKGSAFIPESGGLPIETNDGIVTTPVMPKDPVEPNPETEAVNQSQATAAIIKGPGIAIPKNPETVDAFKQVRNVNAKELNKKVELEEKAKEPKYVKKVVKKVKKEAPESNTVKTAPAVSKPVAKKGFLSKLKKIFD; the protein is encoded by the coding sequence ATGTCTACATTTACATTCAAATGGCCCAAAGGACCAGAATCCGTCGTTGTGACCGGAGACTTTGATAACTGGTCTAAACTATGCCCTCTTGTCAAGCAACCGGATGGATCTTTTGAGTCATCAATTCCATTGGCTGCGAACCAAGAAAAGGTTCAGTTCAAATTTGTcgttgatgacgataaaTGGTTAGTTTCTTCCGATTACGAGAAGGAAACAGATAAGGGTGGAAATGTGAACAACgttctttatctttctaACGTTAAGGCAGCTTCATCCAAGGGATCAGCATTTATTCCAGAATCTGGCGGATTGCCAATTGAGACCAATGATGGGATTGTGACTACACCAGTTATGCCCAAAGACCCAGTCGAACCAAATCCGGAAACAGAGGCTGTTAACCAATCACAGGCTACAGCAGCAATCATTAAGGGACCTGGAATTGCTATTCCTAAGAACCCGGAAACTGTGGATGCATTTAAACAAGTTAGAAATGTCAATGCTAAGGAATTGAATAAGAAAGTTGAGTTAGAGGAAAAGGCTAAAGAACCGAAGTATGTTAAGAAGGTTGTtaagaaggtgaaaaaggaagcTCCAGAGAGCAACACGGTTAAAACAGCCCCAGCAGTGTCCAAGCCTGTTGCCAAGAAAGGCTTTCTatccaagttgaagaagatctttgaCTAA
- a CDS encoding uncharacterized protein (BUSCO:EOG09341JGK~EggNog:ENOG41) — translation MTSVPESTTPVPESTTPVPESPPSLSDSSMQPFEILETPNIKKVKLKLDKTMDTKLNRLRNKFVFGTCIVDFHHVRGPEIEYWIDDTTTEDNEMLKIQHFTKVWAQLPFQALPDGAHLFEETFSNFTLIYDDIEDGCPKLPIDKEDDIELVDGEVKAAEIGEPNKGLTTLFGCACIRQLDMDRLKQEGKTLHRAVGQEEFTRSVIQKSVVVITRYPITIQLKEQLSIITKSYFDQLNFADKGIIKALYDNVSLVYNSHGYRIEDDDLYEGVNDNPSGSTKIIRESDFYIGLNLKELVTKLGRKLLMVYKALLLEQRVLIFCKDLNTLSNIQYSLLSLIPNLLMNLSDCGSPLLDKLSYKLQTPTSLKSSDRGSMLRFVGMPLKLFDKGGFFQPFITLQQLDYLVNKNTQWFLVGTSNDILLERKKEWFDMILYINENDSSFPTEAASAMDFIFKDPEVKLEILSKDLKDWITLTSQDKQFIDYVMNEVSKGQKTTKKETRVEPASSKMLNSNALDIGSYNGGDDFIRYQFEDYLIGMLSTIKYDQFLSANKDNLQTLSYLNLNQFEDQVTEFNSRFIDRYMQTQNFKLFEKYTEDELFNFFEPCHVGTVLIRRARENASSSAKARLRGLFSGWKKVEVTREKK, via the coding sequence ATGACGTCTGTGCCAGAATCTACGACGCCTGTACCAGAATCTACGACGCCTGTACCAGAATCTCCGCCATCTCTATCTGATTCCTCGATGCAGCCCTTTGAAATCCTTGAGACTCCAAACATaaagaaggtgaagctCAAACTAGACAAAACAATGGACACCAAGTTGAATCGATTACGTAACAAGTTTGTCTTTGGAACGTGTATTGTGGACTTTCATCATGTCCGGGGTCCAGAAATCGAGTACTGGATAGATGACACCACTACAGAAGACAACGAAATGTTGAAGATCCAACATTTCACCAAAGTCTGGGCACAGTTACCATTTCAAGCATTGCCAGATGGTGCACATTTATTCGAAGAGACCTTTTCCAACTTTACGTTGATTTATGATGACATTGAGGATGGTTGTCCTAAGTTACCGATAGACAAAGAGGATGATATTGAGTTAGTAGATGGAGAGGTCAAAGCTGCCGAAATAGGTGAACCTAACAAAGGATTAACTACTTTATTTGGATGTGCATGCATTAGACAACTTGATATGGATAGATTGAAGCAAGAAGGTAAAACGTTACATAGAGCTGTAGGCCAAGAGGAGTTCACAAGGTCCGTGATTCAGAAATCGGTTGTTGTGATCACCAGATACCCAATTACAATCCAGTTAAAGGAACAGTTGAGTATCATCACTAAAAGCTACTTCGATCAGCTTAACTTTGCTGATAAAGGCATTATAAAGGCTCTGTATGACAACGTTTCTCTTGTATACAACAGCCATGGGTATCGgattgaggatgatgacTTGTACGAAGGGGTGAATGATAATCCCAGCGGAAGCACCAAAATTATTAGGGAGAGTGATTTCTACATCGGattgaacttgaaagagCTCGTCACCAAACTTGGGCGCAAGTTGTTGATGGTTTACAAGGCTCTGTTGCTTGAACAGCGAGTCCTCATATTCTGTAAAGACTTGAACACTCTTTCCAACATACAATATTCGCTCTTATCGCTTATTCCCAACCTTCTGATGAACTTATCGGACTGTGGATCTCCACTGTTGGACAAACTATCGTATAAGTTGCAAACCCCTACATCTTTAAAGTCTAGCGATCGTGGTTCCATGCTTAGATTCGTTGGAATGCCACTCAAATTATTCGATAAAGGAGGATTCTTTCAGCCGTTCATTACTCTACAGCAACTTGATTACTTGGTGAATAAGAATACCCAATGGTTTTTAGTTGGAACTTCAAATGACATCTTACTTGAGCGGAAGAAAGAGTGGTTTGATATGATTCTCTACATCAATGAAAAcgattcttcttttccaacaGAGGCTGCCAGTGCCATGGActttattttcaaggaTCCAGAAGTCAAATTGGAGATTTTATCCAAGGATTTAAAAGACTGGATCACGTTAACGTCACAAGACAAGCAATTTATAGACTACGTGATGAATGAGGTGAGTAAAGGTCAAAAAACGACAAAAAAGGAAACAAGAGTTGAACCGGCTTCGTCAAAGATGCTCAACAGcaatgcattggatattgggAGTTACAATGGAGGAGACGATTTCATTAGATACCAGTTTGAAGATTACCTAATAGGGATGCTTAGCACTATTAAATACGACCAATTTCTCTCGGCAAACAAGGATAATCTGCAGACATTGAGTTATTTGAACTTGAATCAGTTTGAAGACCAAGTGACCGAATTTAACAGTAGGTTTATCGATAGATACATGCAGACTCAGAACTTTAAATTGTTTGAGAAATATACAGAGGACGagcttttcaatttcttcgAGCCCTGTCACGTGGGGACTGTTCTTATTCGAAGAGCCAGAGAGAATGCAAGCAGCAGCGCCAAAGCTCGATTGAGAGGTTTATTTAGTGgatggaagaaagttgaagtGACGagggagaagaaataa
- a CDS encoding uncharacterized protein (BUSCO:EOG093416G4~EggNog:ENOG41), with translation MKTQNSVYYRPFPGKSLNVHPVTILNADSSPTSSTSSLAVTSTSKAVTPTTSSFPRAISLGRPTQALPGITSFTKETPNMPSDSSARSTRSARATSAARAYISTCGSSTSDPHHVLNSRFGSNSTLTDSSISPLGSRGSASPSSYTDSSPSSSPDSPATLQHAVTVPSISDLDKSIGANASTSSDDAEKQVGSSLYPKVAKLPATSITSSRKSKSQRPQKLKNSNGPLRCRWKGCNLLFQDAQHLYDHLCRFHVGRKCNRNLSLACQWENCQVVTVKRDHITSHLRVHIPLKPYPCEQCGKRFKRPQDLKKHSKIHSNNKKGLKPEDPQGLQTVPFLQKSHSTSVGSAPLPVYNYAHGISSHPLTSIPSLTESTDAKKRKFEISGFASQLPALYDDLKRSKVRPVYSNTMANKLNTVPLGKYSFNNNKLPSISANLGGFGNTQELMEASSYFNQISTSMSSQQPTFLPLGGPISVHLAHPSNAQTSHSTGNIYPSLPCISNGYYPQYGFNNSAPLNINRGSDIGTNQRTSHDDMVKRLAKMSLNEEDEDEEEDEEEEIYDIQDDNSSQTDSDAEDQENDSESKIDTYMRHKELIDLIGEYLEELVENSKKEDIRNEEECPQRTLYPTIKV, from the coding sequence ATGAAAACCCAGAACTCGGTCTACTACCGGCCATTTCCAGGCAAAAGTCTTAACGTTCATCCTGTCACCATATTAAATGCCGACTCTTCACCTACCTCGTCTACATCCTCTTTGGCCGTTACAAGTACCTCCAAAGCTGTCACACCTACAACTTCATCCTTCCCCAGAGCTATCTCTTTGGGAAGACCCACTCAGGCATTACCTGGAATAACCAGTTTTACCAAGGAAACCCCCAATATGCCCAGCGATTCGTCTGCCAGGTCCACCAGGTCTGCCAGAGCTACCAGTGCTGCCAGAGCTTATATTTCCACTTGTGGATCATCTACCTCGGATCCACATCATGTACTCAACTCCCGATTCGGCAGTAACTCCACGCTTACAGACTCTTCCATTTCCCCACTTGGATCCAGGGGCTCTGCGTCGCCTTCATCCTATACCGATTCTTCTCCGTCGTCATCACCTGATTCTCCGGCGACTCTTCAGCATGCTGTTACAGTTCCTTCCATCTCAGATTTGGACAAAAGTATTGGTGCCAATGCCAGTACTTCATCCgatgatgcagaaaaaCAGGTGGGGTCCTCCTTGTATCCAAAGGTGGCCAAACTCCCAGCAACATCCATCACCAGTTCTAGGAAATCAAAGTCTCAGAGACCCCAGAAACTAAAAAATAGTAATGGACCTCTCCGTTGCCGCTGGAAAGGCTGCAATCTTCTGTTCCAGGATGCTCAACATCTCTACGACCATCTGTGCCGCTTTCACGTGGGTCGTAAGTGCAACAGAAACCTTTCCTTGGCTTGCCAATGGGAAAACTGTCAAGTTGTCACTGTTAAACGTGATCATATAACATCACATTTGCGTGTTCACATCCCTTTGAAACCTTATCCTTGCGAGCAATGCGGTAAGCGGTTCAAGAGACCAcaggatttgaagaaacatTCGAAAATTCATTCAAATAACAAAAAGGGACTAAAACCTGAAGATCCTCAAGGCTTGCAAACTGTGCCTTTCTTGCAGAAAAGCCACTCTACCTCCGTTGGTAGTGCCCCTCTTCCTGTATACAACTATGCACATGggatttcttctcatccGCTAACGAGCATTCCATCTCTTACTGAAAGTACAGACGCAAAAAAGCGGAAATTCGAAATTTCCGGGTTTGCATCTCAGCTACCTGCTTTGTATGATGACCTAAAAAGATCCAAAGTTCGACCAGTATACAGCAACACGATGGCTAATAAGCTTAACACCGTTCCTTTAGGTAAATAttccttcaacaacaacaagtTACCGTCCATTTCTGCTAACTTGGGTGGATTTGGCAATACCCAAGAGCTTATGGAGGCTTCTTCCTACTTTAATCAGATCTCTACCAGCATGAGTTCGCAACAACCTACTTTCTTACCATTAGGAGGACCAATATCAGTTCATCTTGCACATCCTAGTAATGCTCAAACGTCTCATTCTACGGGAAACATATATCCTTCATTGCCTTGTATTTCCAATGGATACTACCCTCAGTATGGCTTCAACAATTCTGCTCCTTTAAATATAAATAGAGGATCGGACATTGGAACGAACCAGAGGACTAGTCATGATGATATGGTGAAAAGATTGGCCAAGATGAGTTTGAACGAggaagacgaagacgaagaagaggacgaagaagaagaaatatatGATATTCAAGATGACAATAGCAGCCAGACTGATTCGGACGctgaagatcaagaaaatGATTCTGAAAGCAAAATTGATACTTACATGAGACATAAAGAACTGATTGATCTGATTGGGGagtatcttgaagaattggttgAGAAttcgaagaaggaagatatAAGAAACGAGGAAGAGTGTCCTCAGAGGACATTATACCCTACAATTAAGGTGTAA